The following coding sequences lie in one Musa acuminata AAA Group cultivar baxijiao chromosome BXJ1-8, Cavendish_Baxijiao_AAA, whole genome shotgun sequence genomic window:
- the LOC103974051 gene encoding transcription factor GAMYB — MNSLPNDSDKRMIPKDQIDSPSIEEGNSSGSLNGGNQVLKKGPWTSAEDAILVDYVKKHGEGNWNAVQKHTGLSRCGKSCRLRWANHLRPNLKKGAFTPEEEQLIIELHAKMGNKWARMAAYLPGRTDNEIKNYWNTRIKRRQRAGLPLYPPNICYQVSCENQQSNHSSDYSYNEKQPDEFLQGGNLDIPDIVFDNYTNNGSLSYAPSFPDIAVSSILSHRFGFQNYALPNPPVCCVERPVETEHVVPASNGTVNGGCPRLDNVIFEPSGKMQESFGLSCLYDPDSSSDSLAHHGGAIPGSCASLNDTFSASSLIPGTLKLELPSLQYTETDSNSWLACSSTPFDLVNTYVKSPPTASLQTDCVSPRKSGLLEALLHEAHVLSSAKKEPSEKISISFITPAELADGPKLSINDLKLVEHKDPVSPLGRSAAFVFNDGTPLISGNLLDEFPHPLAPSNLDSILVDAEHVSSPNLGEQDISHCRDSFRPDALLGSAWLENSSQNAIDHSVFNDAISILLGQDMCNEYKPVPAETSSGVMQGFGLDSYPWNNMPSACQMP, encoded by the exons ATGAATAGCTTGCCAAATGATAGCGACAAGAGAATGATACCAAAGGACCAGATCGACTCACCATCAATTGAAGAAGGCAACAGTTCAGGTTCATTGAATGGAGGAAATCAGGTTTTGAAGAAGGGACCCTGGACTTCTGCAGAGGATGCAATCTTAGTTGACTATGTTAAAAAGCATGGCGAGGGAAACTGGAATGCTGTTCAGAAGCACACAGGACTTTCTCGATGTGGCAAAAGTTGTCGTTTACGCTGGGCTAATCATCTCAGGCCAAATTTAAAGAAAGGTGCCTTTACACCAGAAGAGGAGCAATTGATCATTGAACTCCATGCTAAGATGGGAAACAAATGGGCTCGGATGGCTGCATAT CTGCCTGGCCGCACTGATAATGAGATAAAGAACTATTGGAATACACGAATAAAAAGACGCCAACGTGCTGGTTTGCCTCTTTATCCTCCTAATATATGCTATCAAGTTTCTTGTGAAAATCAACAAAGCAATCATTCTAGTGATTATAGTTACAATGAGAAACAGCCTGATGAGTTCTTGCAAGGAGGCAACTTAGACATTCCTGATATTGTATTTGACAACTATACCAATAATGGGTCTTTATCCTATGCACCATCATTTCCGGATATAGCAGTTAGTAGCATTCTAAGTCACAGGTTTGGGTTTCAGAACTATGCGTTGCCAAATCCTCCAGTGTGTTGTGTTGAGCGTCCTGTTGAGACTGAACACGTAGTCCCTGCTTCAAATGGTACTGTTAATGGTGGGTGTCCTAGATTGGATAATGTTATTTTTGAGCCTTCAGGAAAGATGCAAGAGTCATTTGGATTAAGTTGTCTCTATGATCCTGATTCCAGCAGTGATAGTCTGGCACATCATGGAGGTGCAATCCCTGGTAGCTGTGCTTCTCTAAATGATACCTTCTCTGCTTCTAGTCTCATTCCTGGGACTCTGAAGTTGGAGCTCCCTTCACTCCAATATACGGAAACTGATAGTAATAGTTGGCTTGCATGTTCATCCACACCTTTTGATTTAGTCAATACATATGTCAAATCTCCCCCTACTGCCTCATTGCAAACTGACTGTGTTTCACCAAGGAAAAGTGGTCTGTTGGAAGCATTGCTACACGAAGCGCATGTATTAAGCAGTGCAAAGAAAGAACCCTCTGAGAAGATCTCAATTTCTTTTATCACACCAGCTGAGTTGGCAGATGGTCCAAAGTTAAGTATCAATGATTTGAAATTGGTGGAACACAAAGATCCAGTTTCGCCCTTGGGTCGTTCTGCTGCTTTTGTATTCAATGACGGCACCCCTCTGATCAGTGGCAATTTGTTAGATGAGTTTCCACATCCTCTGGCTCCTTCAA ACTTAGACAGTATTTTGGTGGATGCTGAACATGTTTCTTCTCCCAATTTGGGGGAGCAAGACATTTCACACTGTAGAGATTCCTTTAGGCCTGATGCTTTACTTGGATCAGCTTGGCTTGAAAATAGCTCTCAAAATGCAATAGACCATTCTGTCTTCAATGATGCGATATCAATACTTTTGGGTCAAGATATGTGCAACGAGTACAAACCTGTACCTGCTGAAACATCATCTGGAGTCATGCAGGGATTTGGGCTCGATTCGTACCCGTGGAATAATATGCCTAGTGCATGTCAGATGCCCTAA